From one Gallionella capsiferriformans ES-2 genomic stretch:
- the grpE gene encoding nucleotide exchange factor GrpE codes for MENAMEQNQPTTPDTEASIESNPASEANEVMPSPEELLQAAERRAQEHYDAWMYAKAESENIRRRASEDVSKAQKFAVERFSNEVLAVKDSLEAGLAVETATVESFKSGMELTLKQLSSVFEKFNILEINPVGEKLDPHKHQAISMVPSELPANTVVSVMQKGYTLNDRVLRPALVLVSQGQ; via the coding sequence TTGGAGAACGCCATGGAACAAAACCAACCCACCACACCCGACACTGAAGCCAGCATAGAATCAAATCCCGCCTCTGAAGCGAATGAAGTGATGCCGAGCCCGGAAGAACTGCTGCAAGCTGCCGAACGCCGCGCTCAGGAACACTACGATGCATGGATGTACGCCAAGGCTGAGAGCGAAAATATCCGTCGCCGCGCATCAGAAGATGTCAGCAAAGCGCAAAAATTCGCTGTTGAACGTTTTTCAAATGAAGTGCTCGCCGTCAAAGACAGCCTAGAAGCAGGACTTGCCGTTGAAACCGCCACCGTCGAAAGTTTCAAGAGCGGCATGGAACTCACCCTCAAACAACTCAGCAGTGTGTTTGAAAAATTTAACATACTGGAAATCAATCCTGTTGGCGAAAAACTCGATCCGCACAAACATCAGGCAATCAGCATGGTACCGAGCGAGCTTCCTGCAAACACCGTTGTCAGCGTCATGCAAAAAGGCTACACATTAAATGACCGCGTACTGCGCCCGGCGCTGGTACTGGTATCGCAAGGGCAGTAG